In Thermus aquaticus, the sequence CTGAAGCCCCCAGGCTCTTAGGCAGCCCAGGGGCTCAGGCCCTCTCTAGCGCCCCTCTAGAGGCGGCTCCTGGGGTCCAGGGCGTCCCTAAGGCCATCCCCCACGAAGTTAAAGGCCAAGACGGTGATGAAGATCATGAAGCCCGGGGGCAGGGCCAGCCAGGGGGCCATGAAGATATACTCCTGGGCATTGGCCAGCATGTTCCCCCAGGTGGCCACCGGGGGCTGGATACCAAAGCCCAGGAAGGAAAGCCCCGATTCCACCAGGATGGCGTAGCCCACTTGCAGGGTAGCCAAGACGATCAAGGGCGCCAGGGCGTTGGGGATGAGGTGCCGGAAGAGGATGCGGCTGTCCGAAGCCCCCAGGGCCTGGGCGGCGGTGGTGTAGTCCTGTTCCCTAAGGGAGAGAATGGTGCCGCGGACGATACGGGCCGGGGTGAGCCAGCCGAAAAGGACCAGGATGGCGATGATGATGAAGACGCTGGCCGCATCCCCCAGGACGTCCTGCGCCCACTGCCCCACCGGCACCCTAGGGTCCCGCAGGAGGGCAGAGAGAACAAGGAGCAAGGGAAGGGTGGGGATGGTCAGCATGAAGTCAATCAGGCGGCTTATAGCCGTGTCCAGGTCCAAGCGGATCTCTCCCCTAAGCCCCCAGAGAGCGGCGAAGAGGAGAAAGGCCATGGAGATCCAAAAGAAGACCTGAGCCCCCAAGGACCCCGCCTCCCGGCCCATTTCGGTCACCCCCAGGAACATCTGGAAGAGGAGGAAGAGGACCCCGTAGTAAAGGAACCAGGAGAAGACCCGCCAAAGGGCAAAGCTCCAGGGGTAGAACCCTTCCTTCTCCCGGCGCAGGGGGCCTAGATAGAAGCGGAGGGGTCGCCCGGCGAAATACCCCGCCAAAGCCCCCAAGAGGAGCCCCACCAGAACGCTGGAAGTGGCTACGGAAAACCCCACCAGAAGGGAGATCCGGGCACCATACATGAGGCGGGAGAGGACGTCCCGCCCCAGGTCATCGGTGCCCAAGGGGTGCTCCCGGCTGGGGGGGGAAAAGATCCTCTCCCCAAAATCCTCCCCCCGAGGCTGGGCGAAGGGGTCGTAGGGAGCTATCCAGGGAGCCAACAAGGCCACCAGGAGCATGAAGGCGATCACCGCCAGGCTGGCCATGGCCAACCGGTGCCGGCGGAAGCGACGCCAGAAAACTTTCCAAAAGGTCCTCTGCTCGGAAAGGGGAACCATTGCCTGCTGCATGTGCCTCCTCCTAGCTGTAGCGGATCCTGGGGTCCACCAGGGCGTAGGCCAGGTCCGCCAAAAGGTTGAAGAGGGCCACCATCAGGGCCAAGAAGGCCAGGGCCGCCATGGCCACGCTGTAGTCTTTCTCCACCAAGGCGTCAAAGATGGCCCGGCCCATCCCGGGGTAGCTGAAGATGGTCTCGGTGAGGACCGCGCCGCTCATCACCCCGGGAATGGCCAGGCCCACCAGGGTGACGATGGGGATAAGGGCGTTCCTGAGGGCGTGTTTGTAGAGGACCACCCGCTCGGCGAGGCCCTTAGCCCGGGCAGTGCGGATGTAGTCCTGGGAGAGAACCTCAAGAAGGGAGGCCCGCATGAACCGGGTCCACTCCGCCATGGAAGAGGTGGACAGGACCACCACCGGTAGAATCAGGTGCCAAGCCCAAAGCCCCAGGAAGGTCCCCAGGCTCACTAGCCCCTGGCGCACCTCCTCAAAGAGGAAGGGGGGCACCCCCCCGGTGGGGAACTGCGGGAAACCAGGGATGAGCTCCGGCAGGCGCACGGCGAAGAGGTAGAGGAGGAGGATGCCCAGGAAGAAGTTGGGGATGGAAAGGCCGATGAAGGCGAGGAAGGTGATGGTGTAGTCCGCCAGGGTGTACTGGCGCACCGCCGAGAAGACCCCCACGGGAATGGAGACCAGCAGGGCCAGAAGGAGGGCCAGTCCCGAGAGGAGAAGGGTACGGGGCAGGCGCTGCTCAAAGATGTACTCCGCCGCGGGGATGCCGTAGGTGCGGCTGTAGCCCAAATCCCCCTGGAGGGCCCGGGTGAGCCACTTGGCATAGCGGATGTGGATGGGGTCGTCCAGGCCGTAGGCCTTGCGCAAAGCCTCAAGCTGCTCGGCGGTGATGCGGGGGTTTTGCATCCGCACCTCGTCCAAGGGGTCCCCCGGCTGGAGGGCCAAAAGGGCGAAGATGACAAAAGAGGCCGCCAGGAGCAAAGGGATCATCTGAAAAAGCCTTCGTACCACGTAAGCGAACATGCCACCTCCTTACTTTCTGTCAGCAAAAAGCCTGCTGGGGAAACCCCAGCAGGCCTGACTATACCACGCCTAGCGGATGGTAAGGGCGTACTTAGCCTGGTCCCAGCGCTTCTCCGCCCCCCGTTGCGTCCAGCCGATGGTCCAGGGCTCCCAGTTGGGGTAGTTGTTGCCGCCGGAGTAAGCGGCGCTCACGTAGTTCACCAGGCCCTTGCGCACGATCAAGGGGTCGGCGCGGAAGTAGAGGGGCAGGGCGGCCACCTCCTCCGCCCAGATCTCCTGCATCCGGTCAAAGAGGGCCTTGCGCTTCGCGAAGTCAAACTCCACCACCGCCTGGTCCCGGAGGCGGTCGTACTCCTCGTTGCACCAGCCGCCCACGTTCTGGCCCTGGTAGTTGTTCTCCCGGGTGGGGCGGAAGCGGCAGGAGAAGAGGTCCCCGTTTTCCGCCAGGTTGGAGACCCAGGCAAACATGAACATCCCCGTCCAGCGGCCTTCGGAAGCCCGCTGGATGAAGTCGTCGGCGAAGACCACGGCGCTGGGGGCGTTGTTGATCCGGACGGCGATGCCGATCTTGCGGAAGTCCTCGGCCACGAACTGCTGGAAGCGCTCGCGGACCACGTTGCCGGCGGTGGTCACCCACTCGATCTCAAAGCGCACGGTGCGGCCGTCCACGGTGCGCTGGAGGATGCCATCCGGCCCCGGCCGCCAGCCCATCTCCGCCAGGAGGGCCCGGGCCCGGTCCAGGTTGTACTCGTACTTCCGCACGTTGGGGTTGTGGAGGGGGTTGACCGGAGCGATCCAGGTGTGGGAGACGGGCTGGAGGCCCTGGAAGACGGTGCGCACGAAGCCCTCGCGGTTGATGGCGTGGAGGAGGGCCTGGCGGGTGCGCTTGTCGTTCAGGCCCAGCTCCCGCACCCGGGGGACGTTGGCGAACTGGTTCACGTCAATGTGCTCCCAGATAGCCCCGGGCACGAACCAGATGTCAAAGTTCCCCCGAGCCCGCTGCACCAGCTGGGGCGCCCGCGCCTGGTCAAAGGTGAGGCCCACCCGGGAGAGGGCGTCAATGCTCCCACCCATGATGGCCACCTGGAGGGAGCTGGTGTTCTGGATGAAGCGGTAGACCACCCTCTGGACGTACTTGTCGGCCCCGCCCGGAGGGGTGATGGGGAACTGCGGGTTGCGGACCATCTCCACCGTGCTCCCGGGCACCCAGCGCCGGAGGACAAAGGGCCCGGAGTAGACCCAGGACTTTACCCACATCTCCGTTTCGTGGTAAATCTCCCCTTGCGGGCGCAGCCCGTATCTGGTACCGGGGGTGATCCATGGACATGCTCAAGGTGGCCGAGGCCAGGCTCCAGGAGTTCACGGGCCGTTTTGCGAGCGTTTTCCCCCGATAAGCGCCTCCACCGACGGTTTGAAGAGGTGGTGCGGGGCGCCTTGGCCGCAGGCTCAGCCCGGGTGAGCGAGATGGTGGCCTCGCTCCCTTCTCCCCTCCAGAACCGCTTCCACCAGGCCAAAGCCCTTTACCGCTTCCTGTCCAACCCACGGGTGGAGGCAGAAGCCCTCCTTGACCGGGTCTATCAGGAGAGCGCGACTGCCCTGGAGGGTGAGGAGGTTCTGGTCCTCCTGGACCTGAGCCCGGTGGCCAAGCCCTATGCCCGGGCCCTGGAGGGGATAGCCCGGGGGGGGAAGGATAGGCGGCCCGGGNNNNNNNNNNNNNNNNNNNNNNNNNNNNNNNNNNNNNNNNNNNNNNNNNNNNNNNNNNNNNNNNNNNNNNNNNNNNNNNNNNNNNNNNNNNNNNNNNNNNNNNNNNNNNNNNNNNNNNNNNNNNNNNNNNNNNNNNNNNNNNNNNNNNNNNNNNNNNNNNNNNNNNNNNNNNNNNNNNNNNNNNNNNNNNNNNNNNNNNNNNNNNNNNNNNNNNNNNNNNNNNNNNNNNNNNNNNNNNNNNNNNNNNNNNNNNNNNNNNNNNNNNNNNNNNNNNNNNNNNNNNNNNNNNNNNNNNNNNNNNNNNNNNNNNNNNNNNNNNNNNNNNNNNNNNNNNNNNNNNNNNNNNNNNNNNNNNNNNNNNNNNNNNNNNNNNNNNNNNNNNNNNNNNNNNNNNNNNNNNNNNNNNNNNNNNNNNNNNNNNNNNNNNNNNNNNNNNNNNNNNNNNNNNNNNNNNNNNNNNNNNNNNNNNNNNNNNNNNNNNNNNNNNNNNNNNNNNNNNNNNNNNNNNNNNNNNNNNNNNNNNNNNNNNNNNNNNNNNNNNNNNNNNNNNNNNNNNNNNNNNNNNNNNNNNNNNNNNNNNNNNNNNNNNNNNNNNNNNNNNNNNNNNNNNNNNNNNNNNNNNNNNNNNNNNNNNNNNNNNNNNNNNNNNNNNNNNNNNNNNNNNNNNNNNNNNNNNNNNNNNNNNNNNNNNNNNNNNNNNNNNNNNNNNNNNNNNNNNNNNNNNNNNNNNNNNNNNNNNNNNNNNNNNNNNNNNNNNNNNNNNNNNNNNNNNNNNNNNNNNNNNNNNNNNNNNNNNNNNNNNNNNNNNNNNNNNNNNNNNNNNNNNNNNNNNNNNNNNNNNNNNNNNNNNNNNNNNNNNNNNNNNNNNNNNNNNNNNNNNNNNNNNNNNNNNNNNNNNNNNNNNNNNNNNNNNNNNNNNNNNNGGAGGCGGCGCAGGTGGTGGAGGCGTACCGCAGGCGGTGGGAGGTGGAGCGGTTCTTCCGGCTTTTGAAGACGGGGCTGGGGCTTGAGACCTTGCAGCTCGGGGGCAAGCTGGGGCTGCCCAGCGAGAGGGATGGTCCGTACCTGCTCCTGAGGGGCCTGGTTCGCCTGCTCAACTATGAAGTCACCCAAGAACTCTTGAAGCAGGCTAAGGGAGGGCGAGGAAGGAGTTTTGGGTAAAGCCCTGGTAGACCATCTTGCCCTGGTTCAGGTAGGCGGGGGTGGAGAAGTCGGTGAAGAACTTGCGGTAAATCTCCGCCAACCGGGCGGCATCCCTCGTGGGGTCCAGGCCCGCGGTCTGGCGCTTCACCTGCTCCCAGGCCGCGCCCATGATGTGCTTGGGGGCGTAGCCGATGGGGCTCCCGATGAGGTCGGTGGCGTAGGCGGGCTCAAAGATCACGGTGAAGTTGCGGGCGTCCCGCACCCGGAGGTTCACCCGCTCCCAGTAGTCGGGGTCGAGGACAGGCATGCCCTTGGCCTTGCCCACCTCAAAGTAGAACTGGACGTCCTCGGTGGTGATGGGGCGGCCGTCGGACCAGCGGGCGTCGGGCCGGATGGTGATGTCGATCTCCAGGCGCTTCCGCCCCTGGCCGATGTCCGTGAACCGCACCCGGCCGTTCTGGGTGGTGGGCACCTCGGTGGCCAGGACAGCGGTGTTCTGCCCGTCCAGGTTCAAGGTGATGAAGGGGACGAAGAGGTAGTTTTGTATCTCCGCCTTGATGGACTGGTTGGAGATGACGGAGAGGAAGTCCCCCGCCAGGACCCTGGGCTCCTGGGAAGCCCCCACGATGAGGCTGTTGTCCGCGGGCCCCGCCAGGGCCAGCCCTAGGGCGGTTAAACCGAGTACAGCCAGTTTGCCTACTTTCCTCATATGGCCTCCTTTCGCGTTCTCGGCACTCTCTAAGTGGCCGAGGGTATTATACGCCAGCCAGGCTTAAGGTCAACGGGGGAAAAGCTAAAGGGGCCTGAAGCCAGGCCCCTCCTTTAGCTAGTGGCCGCAGGTGCGGGCCTCCCCCTCCTGGTCCTTGGTGCGGAAGGAGTGGCCGCAACCGCAGGTGCTTATGGCGTTGGGGTTGTGGACGGTGAAACCGCCGCCCATGAGGCTTTCCACCCAGTCTATCTCCGAGCCCACCAGGTAGGGGAGGGACCTCTGGTCCACCACCAGGCGCACCCCGTGCATCTCCACGAAGGTGTCCCCCTCCAGCTCCCTTTCGTCCACGGCCATGCCGTACTGGAAGCCCGAGCACCCCCCGGACTTGATGTAGACCCGGATGGCCGCCCCTTCCTTGCCGTAGCGGGCCAGGATCTCCTTGGCCTTTTCCGCCGCCAAAGGGGTGATGCGGATGACCGCCTCCTGGGCTTCTACCATGTCCCAACCTCCCTACTGTAAGGCTAGCACGGCGGGGGTGAAGAAAGGTGAGGCAGGTTCCAAGGGATTAGGATGAGGGCATGGACGTGTCCCGCGTGCAGGCGGTGCTAAGGGAAGAAGGGTTTGACGGCTGGCTCCTCTACTCCTTCGGGCGGAGCAACCCCGTGGCCCTTCACGTTCTGGGCCTGGGCCACCTCCACCTCACCCGCCGCCTGGCCTACTTCCTTCCCCAGGAGGGGGAGCCCACCCTCCTCTGCCACGCCATTGAGGCAAGCCTCCTCCCGCCCCTTCCCGGAAAGCGGCGCACCTACCACACCTGGCAGGGCTTCCTGGAGGGGCTTGCCCAGGCCCTCGAGGGCTCCTGGCGCATCGCCTTGGAGTACGTGCCCGGGGGGCGGATCCCCTACCTCTCCCAGGTGGACGGAGGGACCCTGGACCTCCTCAGGGGGATGGGCCTCGAGGTCGCCTCCTCCTGGCCACTCCTCCTCCTCTTCCAGACCTGGGAGGAGGAGAAGCTCAAGGCCCATAGACGGGCGGCCTCCGGCCTGGTCCAGGCCAAGGACGCGGGCTTGGCCTTCCTCCGGGAAAACCCCAAGGCCACGGAAAGGGAAGTCCAGGCGCGGATGGCCCAGGTCCTGGAGGGGCTTGGCCTCACCTTTGACCACCCTCCCATGGTGGCCTTTGGGAAGAACAGCGCCAACCCCCACCACGCGCCCACGGAGAAGGCCCTGGAGGAAGGAGAGGTGGCCCTTCTGGACCTGTGGGCCAAGGAGCCGGGCGGGGTCTACGCCGATATCACCTGGATGGCGGGCCTCGAGGTGGGCGAGGCCGCCCACCGGGCCTTCCAGGCGGTGCGGGAGGCCCGGGACCAGGCCATCGCCTTCGTGGCCAGGGCCTACCGGGAAGGGCGCCACCCCCGGGGGTACGAGGTGGACCGGGTGGCCAGGGGGGTTCTGGAGGAGATGGGGTATGGGCCCTACATCCGCCACCGCACCGGCCACAACCTGGGGGAGGAGGTCCACGGCTTTGGGCCCCACCTGGACGACCTGGAGACCCAGGATTTCCGCCCCCTGGTCCCGGGCTTGGCCTTCACCGTGGAACCGGGGGTCTACCTGGAGGGCTTCGGCGTGCGCACGGAGGTGAACGTCTACCTTCACCCGGAAGGGCCGGAGGTGACCACCCCCCTCCAGGAGGCCATCACCCCCCTCTAATCCACGCCGGCCGGGCAGGGGACCCCAGTCCAGGGCGTGGTATCTTGGGGGACGGCATGGACCGCCCCCTTCTGATCTTCTCCGGCCAGTCCAACCAGCCCCTGGCCCGGGCCATCGCCGAGGCCCTGGGCATACCCTTGGGCAGGAGCACCACCCAGCGCTTCGCCAACGACAACCTCTTCGTCCGCTTTGAGGAGAGCCTCCGGGAAGGGGACGTCTTCATCGTCCAGTCCTTCACCCCCCCGGTGCAGGATCACCTCATGGAGCTCCTCATGATGGTGGACGCCGCCAAGGGGGCCAGCGCCGCCCGGGTCACCGCCGTCATCCCCTACTTCTCCTACGCCAGGAGCGACAAGAAGGACTCCCCCCGCATCTCCATCGCCGCCAGGCTCATCGCCGACCTCCTGCAGACCGCCGGGGCGGACCGGGTCCTCACCATGACCCTTCACTCCCCCCAGGTGCACGGCTTCTTCAAGATCCCCGTGGACCACCTTTCCGCCGAACCCGTAATCGCCAACCACTTCGCCACCAGGGTGGACCTGGAAAACGCTGTGGTGGTGGCCCCAGACGCCGGGGACCTTAAAAGGGCAAGCTCCCTAGCGAGAAGGCTCCGCCTGCCCCTGGCCTTCATAGACAAGGAGCGGGTCTCCGACACCGAGGTGCGGGTGCGGATGCTGGTGGGGGAGGTCAGGGGCAAGACGGCCCTGATCGTGGACGACGAGATCTCCACCGCGGGGAGCCTGGTGGAGGCGGTGGAGGCCCTGATGCAGGCCGGGGCCAAGGAGGTCTACGCTGCCGCCACCCACGGGGTCTACGTGGGGCCAGCCCTAGAGCGCATCGCCAAAAGCCCGGTCAAGGAGGTGGCCGCCACCGACACCTGCCCTCCCAAGGAAGCCCCCAAGCTCAAGACCCTCACCGTGGCCCCCATCTTCGCCGAGGCCATCTGGCGGATCCACCGGGGCGAGTCCGTCTCCAGCCTCTTCACCTAGCATGGAAAGGCGCCTCGTGCTCGCCGGCCTTCCCGTCTTGGCCCAGATCCCGGAAAACCCCAGGGCCATCCTCCTCGCCCTCCACGGCCTCCAGGGCTCCAAGGAGCACATCCTCTCCCTGCTTCCCGGCTTTAAGGAGGCGGGCTTCCTCCTCCTGGCCCCCGACGCCCCTAGGCACGGGGAAAGGGGCACGCCCCCTTCCGCCAAGAGCGGGCGCTACGTGGAGGAGGTCTACCAGGTGGCCCTGGCCTTCGCCGAGGAGGCCTGGCGGGTGGCGGAGGAGGCCAGGGCCCGCTACGGCCTTCCCCTCTTTCTGGCGGGGGGAAGCCTGGGCGCCTTCGTGGTCCACCTCCTCCTCTCCCGGGGCTTCCGGCCAAGAGGGGCCCTGGCCTTCATCGGGAGCGGCTTTCCCATGAAGCTTCCCCAGGGGCAGAGCCTTCAGGACCCCCAGGTGGCCGCCCTCTACCAGGCCCCCCCGGCCCTGAAGGGCGAGGCCTACGGAGGGGTACCCCTTCTCCACCTCCACGGCACCAGGGACCTGATCGTCCCCCTGGAGCGCATGGAGAAGACCGTAGAGGCCCTCAGGCCCCACTACCCCGAAGGCCGGCTGGCCCGCTTCGTGGAGGAGGGGGCGGGGCATATCATCACCCCCCTCATGGCCCGGGTGGGGCGGGCTTTTCTGGAGGCATGGCTCTAAAGATACCCCATCTAAGGCTTCGCCGGGATGGGGGCCC encodes:
- the erpA gene encoding iron-sulfur cluster insertion protein ErpA; amino-acid sequence: MVEAQEAVIRITPLAAEKAKEILARYGKEGAAIRVYIKSGGCSGFQYGMAVDERELEGDTFVEMHGVRLVVDQRSLPYLVGSEIDWVESLMGGGFTVHNPNAISTCGCGHSFRTKDQEGEARTCGH
- a CDS encoding ribose-phosphate diphosphokinase, with amino-acid sequence MDRPLLIFSGQSNQPLARAIAEALGIPLGRSTTQRFANDNLFVRFEESLREGDVFIVQSFTPPVQDHLMELLMMVDAAKGASAARVTAVIPYFSYARSDKKDSPRISIAARLIADLLQTAGADRVLTMTLHSPQVHGFFKIPVDHLSAEPVIANHFATRVDLENAVVVAPDAGDLKRASSLARRLRLPLAFIDKERVSDTEVRVRMLVGEVRGKTALIVDDEISTAGSLVEAVEALMQAGAKEVYAAATHGVYVGPALERIAKSPVKEVAATDTCPPKEAPKLKTLTVAPIFAEAIWRIHRGESVSSLFT
- a CDS encoding alpha/beta hydrolase, which translates into the protein MERRLVLAGLPVLAQIPENPRAILLALHGLQGSKEHILSLLPGFKEAGFLLLAPDAPRHGERGTPPSAKSGRYVEEVYQVALAFAEEAWRVAEEARARYGLPLFLAGGSLGAFVVHLLLSRGFRPRGALAFIGSGFPMKLPQGQSLQDPQVAALYQAPPALKGEAYGGVPLLHLHGTRDLIVPLERMEKTVEALRPHYPEGRLARFVEEGAGHIITPLMARVGRAFLEAWL
- a CDS encoding transposase, which gives rise to EAAQVVEAYRRRWEVERFFRLLKTGLGLETLQLGGKLGLPSERDGPYLLLRGLVRLLNYEVTQELLKQAKGGRGRSFG
- a CDS encoding ABC transporter permease: MQQAMVPLSEQRTFWKVFWRRFRRHRLAMASLAVIAFMLLVALLAPWIAPYDPFAQPRGEDFGERIFSPPSREHPLGTDDLGRDVLSRLMYGARISLLVGFSVATSSVLVGLLLGALAGYFAGRPLRFYLGPLRREKEGFYPWSFALWRVFSWFLYYGVLFLLFQMFLGVTEMGREAGSLGAQVFFWISMAFLLFAALWGLRGEIRLDLDTAISRLIDFMLTIPTLPLLLVLSALLRDPRVPVGQWAQDVLGDAASVFIIIAILVLFGWLTPARIVRGTILSLREQDYTTAAQALGASDSRILFRHLIPNALAPLIVLATLQVGYAILVESGLSFLGFGIQPPVATWGNMLANAQEYIFMAPWLALPPGFMIFITVLAFNFVGDGLRDALDPRSRL
- a CDS encoding ABC transporter permease; protein product: MFAYVVRRLFQMIPLLLAASFVIFALLALQPGDPLDEVRMQNPRITAEQLEALRKAYGLDDPIHIRYAKWLTRALQGDLGYSRTYGIPAAEYIFEQRLPRTLLLSGLALLLALLVSIPVGVFSAVRQYTLADYTITFLAFIGLSIPNFFLGILLLYLFAVRLPELIPGFPQFPTGGVPPFLFEEVRQGLVSLGTFLGLWAWHLILPVVVLSTSSMAEWTRFMRASLLEVLSQDYIRTARAKGLAERVVLYKHALRNALIPIVTLVGLAIPGVMSGAVLTETIFSYPGMGRAIFDALVEKDYSVAMAALAFLALMVALFNLLADLAYALVDPRIRYS
- a CDS encoding M24 family metallopeptidase, which codes for MDVSRVQAVLREEGFDGWLLYSFGRSNPVALHVLGLGHLHLTRRLAYFLPQEGEPTLLCHAIEASLLPPLPGKRRTYHTWQGFLEGLAQALEGSWRIALEYVPGGRIPYLSQVDGGTLDLLRGMGLEVASSWPLLLLFQTWEEEKLKAHRRAASGLVQAKDAGLAFLRENPKATEREVQARMAQVLEGLGLTFDHPPMVAFGKNSANPHHAPTEKALEEGEVALLDLWAKEPGGVYADITWMAGLEVGEAAHRAFQAVREARDQAIAFVARAYREGRHPRGYEVDRVARGVLEEMGYGPYIRHRTGHNLGEEVHGFGPHLDDLETQDFRPLVPGLAFTVEPGVYLEGFGVRTEVNVYLHPEGPEVTTPLQEAITPL